The following DNA comes from Deltaproteobacteria bacterium.
CAGTGTTCTTCATAAGCATGGTAATGGTCATAGGACCAACGCCACCAGGAACAGGTGTGATTGCCGAGGCAACCTCCACCGCTTCATCAAAGGCAACGTCTCCTTTGAGGATGCGTTTGCCTTCAGGAGTTCTTCCCACCTCATTGACGCCCACATCGATTACCACTGCCCCCGGCTTGATCATATCTCCTTTGACGTACTCGGTCACCCCAGCTGCCACAATGAGAATGTCGGCTCGCTTTGTGTGGAAGGCCACATCTTTTGTACGAGTATGGACCACAGTAACGGTAGCATTAGCACCTGGACCTTTCTGCATAAGCATGGCAGCGATGGGCTTGCCAACGATGTTGGAACGCCCCACCACCACCACCTCGGCACCTTCAACCTGGGTCCCTGAGCGGATGAGCAACTCTTGTATGCCAAAGGGTGTACAGGGTCGATAATAGGGATTGCCAATGAGCAGTTTTCCCACGTTGGTTGGATGAAATCCGTCCACATCCTTGTCTGGATCAATTGCCAGCAGGACTTTCTGATCGTCTATAGCCTTCGGCAGGGGAAGCTGCACCAGTATACCGTGAATCTTGGGGTCTTTGTTATACTTGTCAATGAGACCGAGAAGGTCAGCTTCGCTGATATCTTCAGGCTGATTGTCCTGCACCGAATAGAAGCCGAGTTCATGCGCCGCTTTTTGCTTGGCACGGACATAGCTCTGCGAAGCGGGATTCTCGCCCACGAGTATAGTTACCAATCCGGGCTCCACACCGTGCTTTTCCTTCATTTCAGCCACTTCCTGCTTCAGCTCAGCACGGATCTCTTTGGCCACCTCCGCTCCTTTGATTAGTTTTGCTGCCATAGTTCTCCTCCTTTAGAAAAAGGCTAGGCAGGGCCCCGCGCCCTGCCTAGCTCGCATCAAATTCACCTGAACTTCTTTATGCTCTCCGGGTCCAGCCGTTTCTGTCCCTTAGAATCCAATCACCTGGGACAGACAGTGAAGTGCTCTTAGCTAGAAAAGCCCCGTCACCTTGCCAGTTTTCACATCCACATCCACCCTGCGGAAGGCTGGGTCGGAGCAGGTTCCCGGCATCAGGCTGATGGTACCGCAGCAGGGGCAGAGGAACTTGGCCCCCGAGAAGATCAGCACATCACGAACGGGGAGAGTCCACCCTTTGGGCACACCCTTCACTGCCGGATCATGCGTCAGTGAGAGGTGCGTCTTCACCATCATGGTGGTGTAGTCGTCATACTTGGGATCGGACTCGAGCATCTTGGCCTTGGCCTCGGCCTCAGGTGTCCAGGTCACCCCATCAGCGCCGTAAACGTTCTTGGCAATAGTTTCGACACGATCCCGCAGTTTCATTTCGATAGGGTAGAGGAATTTGAATTCGGATTCTTCGTCACAGGCATCCATCACCGCATCAGCAAACTCGAGGGCACCATCGCCGCCATCAGCCCAGTGAGTAGAAACGGCGCAGCGCGCTCCTGCTTCCTCGGCATACTTTCTCACCAGAGCAATTTCATCCTTGGTATCTGTGTGAAAGCAATTGATACACACCACCGGATTGATCCCCGACATCCTGATGGTGTTGATGTGATGCACCATGTTGGCAACACCCTTTTCCAGCAATTCCAGGTCCTCATGCTGGTACTCTTCGGGCAGGGGCAGACCAGCCACCACCTTGGGACCGCCGCCGTGCATTTTCAGAGCACGAATGGTGGTGGTGAGCACGGACACATGAGGTTTCAAGCCACTGTAACGGCATTTGACGTTCCAGAATTTTTCGAAGCCGATATCTGCGCCAAAGCCGGATTCTGTCACATGGTAATCGAAAATCTTGAGACCTACGCGGTCGCCAATAATGGAAGATTGCCCCACGGCAATATTGGCAAAGGGCCCAGCATGAACCATGCATGGCTGGTATTCCGCGGTGCACATCAAGGTAGGATTAATAGTATTTCGCATCCAGGCGGTCATGGCATTGCCCACTTCCAAATCGCGGGTGGTTACCACATCGCCCTTTTTATCGAAGGCTACCGTGATGTTGTTCAACCGCTCGCGCAGGTCTGCCAGGTCACGGACAATTGACAAGATAGCCATAAGTTCCGAACTCACCGCGATGCCGAATTTGGACTGCATCATGAAACCGTCATACCGGCCGCCGATGCCAATGATGATGTTTCGCAGGGACTGAGCACAGAAATCCATAATCCAGCCCATCTCAACACGGGTGGGATCAACCTCCAGTCTGCGCATGCGAGTAAGACGCTGCAGTTGTTCGTCATTGTAGTTGCGTTCATGCTGCATCCTCGCTGTGAGGGCAGTCATGGCCAAGTTGTGGGCATTCATGATGTCATTGATATCGCCGGTAAGACCCATGGAAAATTCGGTCATGGGAATGAGCAGAGAATTGCCGCCGCCGGCCGCAGTCCCCTTTATATTCATAGTGGGACCGCCCGAGGGCTGTCGCAGACAGCCACCCACATTGACGCCTCGCTTGCCCAATCCCTCCATGAGGCCGCAAGAGGTGGTGCTTTTGCCCTCGCCAAGTGGTGTTGGCGTAATAGCAGTTACCTCGATGTACTTGCCGTCTGGCTTGTCCTTCAATCTCTCAATGATCTTCAGAAAATCCAGTTTGCACAATCTTCCCATGGGGAGGATCTCGTCTTTTTCCAAACCAAGCTTCTCTCGCCACTCATCAGGAGTGGGCATGTTTTTCTCAGCTGCCTCCGAAATTTGCCAGTCTGCCATTTTTACTGCGTCATAAGCCATAGGAATCTCCCTCCTTATCCTTGTGGGAATCTCTAAGGTATCCTCCTTTTTTTCTTTTCCTGCCCGAGGTTTAAAACTCTGCCAAAATCACCTCCTTTTTTTTGCTATAGTAGAGCCGTGCTCACAGCTGAGCTTTTGAAAAACCCTCTTTTTTCTGCCTCAATCCAAAAGACACTATACTCCCCAGTCATGACAAAAGAGCCATATCAACTTCGACTAGGGATCACCATATTTTCATATCGTGCAGGGTGCGTATTAGGTGAAACAGCAACAATGACTACCTTCATGTCCCTGAAATCAAGGTTGGCAACTACCAGTCTATGGGCATGATCGGTGTTTCTCCCAAAAGAGAGATACCTCAACGCAGAGTATTCGGTAGCTAGGACTAGGCAGTTCTGCTACTTCAAGAAAATAATCCTTTTCACATAGTTTACCACAGATTTATGTCAGGATGACGGCTTTTGTCAAGACAAAAATAAATTCCTATTTCATTCGTGGACTATGATGAAGGAAAAAAATTCATTGCTATTTTTTGGCTTTTTATCTATAGTAGCAGCCAGATTATTACAGGGATATCAACAAGTTTAGCAAACTTTCAACTATGGATTTTGCCCGTGGTGAGTATTGTCTTTTTCAGCACGACCTAGGAATAACAAAGAGATCTAACCATGCCTTCTCCCTGGTCTCATATTTGTGACTTTCTACAGAAGACAATCGACTCCGTGGATTTTTCCCGCTGGATCAAACCAGTGCAGGCTGAATTCTTGGACAGAGGCATACTCGTGCTGCGTCCACCGAGTAGATATCACTGTGAATGGTTCCGTGAGCATTACCTGGATCTTATCCTATCCTACTGCCGGCAAATCGACCACAACCTCCACATCAAGATCGAGACACCCGCATGTCGCAACAGGTCAAAAGACCACTCCATCTCTTTGACCAAAACTCTCTCTAGAGTTCCAGATCTAGATAGTTCCAAGAGCTTTGACACTCTCCTAGTTGGCTCCTTTAATCGATTCGCCTTCAATGCTGCCAAGAGTTTCTCAGAAAAGCCTGTCATGAGTTTTAATCCCCTGCTTATTGAAGGAGCCCAAGGGAGCGGCAAGACTCACTTTCTTCAGGCCATTGCCAACAGGTATTCGAGTAGGAACCAACAAATCCCCCTCCTTTTAGACTGCCGTCACTTTGGTGCACAAGATGTTGCCTTGCTTAGATTCCTCCACGAAAACAGCAATTACTGCAGCAAAACTGTTTCTATTCTGCTGATTGATAATATGCACTTGTTGCCGAAGCGAGACAAATTGCAGCAGCACTTGTGCCATCTGTTCGACTATTTCTATGATTTACCCAAACCAATGGTATTTACCTCAGATGGTTTGCCTGGACTGCTTCCCTCTCTGGAGCCTGCTCTACGGTCTCGACTCAACTGGGGTTTAGTTGCCCGAATAAACGAACTTACCTTTGAAGACTCAATGCGAATTCTTGCTAAACTTTGCAATGGCCTTAACGCCTCTCAGAGCAAGTCAATTAGAGCATTTGTTCAGTTATACAGGCCAAAATGTTTTGCTGACATCCTTGGATGTGTTGAAAAACTTAAACTTTTTATACAAAACGGGGGCATCAGTATCAACAGGCAGCTGTTGGACCAGACAAGAGGAGAGGAAGAAGCTATTCTGCTAATTCAAGGGCTCATATGTAAAGTATATCATCTGCAACCCCAAGATCTGTGCGGTACCAGCAGGCAGGTGGCCGTGAGCAACGCTCGTCATATGTGCATGTATTTTTGCAAAAATATGACATCTCTAAGCTACGCTAAAATCGGCAGTTATTTTGGCAGTAGGAATCATTCCACCATTATTCATGCCTGCCGTAAAGTTCGAGCAGAGATAAAAAGAAACCCGGAATTTGCTCAAGAAGTTGTAAAGCTTGAAAGGGATATCTATAAACTTTTAAAGAGAAAAAATTTAATAAAAAAAGAAGGTTAACTCCTCTTTTAACATCTCTACAGGGTGATATAATTAAGTAGTAATTACTAGATTATATTTATTCTATTTAAAGGGGAAACAATGGAATTTACCATTCAAAAAGAAGACTTTCTCAAAGGCTTACAAAAGGCTCAGAGTGTTGCTGAAAAAAGGAGTTCAATGCCAATCCTCTCCAACGTGCTCATTGAAGCAAAAGAAGACGCCATTCAACTAACAGCAACCGATCTCGAAGTAAGCTTCACAGGCAAATACCCTGCGCAAATATTTGCCCAGGGAGCCATTACTGTCCAGGCTCGCAAATTTTACGAAATTGTAAAAGAACTCCCTGCTGCAGAAATAAAGGTGACTGAAAAAGAAAACCAATGGCTTCACATCTCGAGTGCTAATTCAGAGTTCAATCTGGTTGGCCTGCCGCCCGATCAATTTCCCCAAGTGGCAAGACACGACGAATTGCCATGGATTTCAATGGATTCTCCACTGCTCAAAGACATGATAGATAGAACCATCTTTGCGGTCTCTACTGAAGAAACCCGCTACAATCTTGCCGGCATTTATTTTGAAAAGATATTTGCAGAAGAAAAAGCAACAGGTTTGAGACTGGTAGCAACCGACGGCCACCGCCTTTCCATGATGGAAAGACCTCTGGAAAATATAGAACAATTTCCTTTTCAGAAAGGTGCAATCGTGCCGAGGAAGGGGATGTATGAAGTCAGTCGACTTTTAGAGGAAGCGGCAGAGGTAAAAGTAGCATTTGATGACAATAATGCCGTGTTTCAGTTAGCAGAAACCTCTCTTGTTGTCAGACTTATCGATGGAGATTTTCCGGATTATTCTACGGTAATACCAAGAGAATTCAAAATAACTCTGGAAATAGAACGAGAAAAATTTATGGAGATGCTCAAGCGGATGATTATTATTTCTACTGACCGCTACAGAGGAATTCGCTGCAATATCACTGAAGGTTCTATAGAAATTATATCCAATAACCCGGAAATCGGCGACGCAAGAGAGCAAATGCCGATCGCTTATTACGGAGATGATATGACAATAGCTTTCAATCCCAGGTACTTCTTAGATGCTCTTTCAGTTATGAGTAGTGAGAAAATAACAATAAATATGGTAGACCAATCTAGTGCCTGTATCATCTCTGGCAACGATGATGAGGGATATTGCGCTATTGTTATGCCAATGCGTTTAGAATAATCATATAAACAGTATCAGCAGCATTTATCACTTGTCACTACCTATGCCGCATGCTCACTTCTTTCAGGAATAATCTCTTGGGTTTTTTCCAGAAAAGATGTAAAATTATCATGAGTGTTAAACCATTAACGTGACAACAGGAGAAATATGCAGCAAGTAAGTCCCGAATCAGAGAAAAAATATGATGCCAGCAGGATTAAAGTTCTCGAAGGTTTGTCTGCGGTTCGCAAGAGACCTTCAATGTATATCGGCAATCTCTCTACAGAAGGCCTTCACCATCTGGTCTACGAGGTGGTGGATAACAGCATAGATGAAGCATTGGCGGGGTTCTGCGATTCTATTGATGTTCACATTCAGGCGGATAACAGCATCACTGTTGATGACAACGGCCGGGGTATCCCGATAGACAGACATGAAAAAGAAGGAATTCCCGCA
Coding sequences within:
- a CDS encoding DNA polymerase III subunit beta; translated protein: MEFTIQKEDFLKGLQKAQSVAEKRSSMPILSNVLIEAKEDAIQLTATDLEVSFTGKYPAQIFAQGAITVQARKFYEIVKELPAAEIKVTEKENQWLHISSANSEFNLVGLPPDQFPQVARHDELPWISMDSPLLKDMIDRTIFAVSTEETRYNLAGIYFEKIFAEEKATGLRLVATDGHRLSMMERPLENIEQFPFQKGAIVPRKGMYEVSRLLEEAAEVKVAFDDNNAVFQLAETSLVVRLIDGDFPDYSTVIPREFKITLEIEREKFMEMLKRMIIISTDRYRGIRCNITEGSIEIISNNPEIGDAREQMPIAYYGDDMTIAFNPRYFLDALSVMSSEKITINMVDQSSACIISGNDDEGYCAIVMPMRLE
- a CDS encoding formate--tetrahydrofolate ligase gives rise to the protein MAYDAVKMADWQISEAAEKNMPTPDEWREKLGLEKDEILPMGRLCKLDFLKIIERLKDKPDGKYIEVTAITPTPLGEGKSTTSCGLMEGLGKRGVNVGGCLRQPSGGPTMNIKGTAAGGGNSLLIPMTEFSMGLTGDINDIMNAHNLAMTALTARMQHERNYNDEQLQRLTRMRRLEVDPTRVEMGWIMDFCAQSLRNIIIGIGGRYDGFMMQSKFGIAVSSELMAILSIVRDLADLRERLNNITVAFDKKGDVVTTRDLEVGNAMTAWMRNTINPTLMCTAEYQPCMVHAGPFANIAVGQSSIIGDRVGLKIFDYHVTESGFGADIGFEKFWNVKCRYSGLKPHVSVLTTTIRALKMHGGGPKVVAGLPLPEEYQHEDLELLEKGVANMVHHINTIRMSGINPVVCINCFHTDTKDEIALVRKYAEEAGARCAVSTHWADGGDGALEFADAVMDACDEESEFKFLYPIEMKLRDRVETIAKNVYGADGVTWTPEAEAKAKMLESDPKYDDYTTMMVKTHLSLTHDPAVKGVPKGWTLPVRDVLIFSGAKFLCPCCGTISLMPGTCSDPAFRRVDVDVKTGKVTGLF
- a CDS encoding bifunctional 5,10-methylene-tetrahydrofolate dehydrogenase/5,10-methylene-tetrahydrofolate cyclohydrolase, with amino-acid sequence MAAKLIKGAEVAKEIRAELKQEVAEMKEKHGVEPGLVTILVGENPASQSYVRAKQKAAHELGFYSVQDNQPEDISEADLLGLIDKYNKDPKIHGILVQLPLPKAIDDQKVLLAIDPDKDVDGFHPTNVGKLLIGNPYYRPCTPFGIQELLIRSGTQVEGAEVVVVGRSNIVGKPIAAMLMQKGPGANATVTVVHTRTKDVAFHTKRADILIVAAGVTEYVKGDMIKPGAVVIDVGVNEVGRTPEGKRILKGDVAFDEAVEVASAITPVPGGVGPMTITMLMKNTVQAARVHHNL